In the genome of Streptomyces sp. Tu 3180, the window ATCGCGACCCAGGTGGAGGACATCCTGGGCCGCGAGTTCAAGAGCCGGGGCTTCGACCCCAAGCTGGCCCCGCTGTACGCGCAGGCGCTGGTCGGGATGGTCGCGCTGACCGGCCAGTGGTGGCTGGACGTGCGCAAGCCGAAGAAGGCGGAGGTGGCGGCCCACCTGGTGAACCTGGCGTGGCACGGCCTGGACGGGCTGGAGCAGAAGCCCCGGCTGATAGGGCACCGGAAGAGCTGAAGCACGGGTGCACAGGACTGATCCTGTGCACCCGTGTGCGCATGACGGGGATGAGGACCCCGGGGGACTCTCCCTGGTCCTCGACAGGACCGACGGACTCGCCCGCGAGCCCCGCCCCGCAGGGTCGGTTCCCTGCGGGCCGGACACCCGCCGCCTGCGCGTCGGCGGCTACCGGGTGCTGTACGTCGTCGACGACGGCGTGATCCGCACCCTCGTCACCCACCCGGGGCGCACCATCTGGTCGCCCGTCATCCCTCCTTGCGGGCGACGGCGAAGACGCGGCGGAACGGGAAGGCCGTGCCGTGCGTCCCGGCCGGGTAGGCGGCGCGCAGGGCGGCGCGGTACTCCTCCACGAACGCCTCCCGCGCCTCCGGGTCGTCGGCGAGGGCGGTCAGGACGGGCCGCAGGCCGGTGCCCCCGACCCAGTCGAGGACGGGGTCCTCGCCGGTCAGCAGGTGGACGTACGTCGTCTCCCACACGTCGGCGGTGCAGCCGAGGCCGGTCAGCCGCTCCAGGTACGCCTCCGGCCGGAGCACGGCCCCGGTGTGGCGCAGGACGCCGTCGAGGCGGGCGCGCCAGCGCGGGGAGGCGGCGAGGTCGCGCATCAGGGTGTGGCTGGGGGCGTCGAAGTTGCCGGGCACCTGGAAGGCGAGGGTGCCGCCGGGGGCGAGCCCGGCGATCCACTCCGGGAAACGGTCCACGTGCCCCGGAACCCACTGCAGCGTGGCGTTGCTGACGATCAGGCCGTACGCCCCGTCCGGCGTCCACGTACGGACGTCCGCCTCGGCGAAGTCGAGCCGGCCGCCCCCGCCGGTCGGGCCCTCGTGGTCGACGCGGGCCCTGTCGAGCATCTCGGGCGAGTTGTCGTGGCCGGTGATGCGGGCGGTGGGCCAGCGTTCGGCGAGCAGGGCCGTCACGTTCCCGGCGCCGCAGCCGAGGTCGGCGATGCGGGGCGGGTCCCCCGGCAGGTCCGGGACGCGGGCGAGCAGGTCGGTGAAGGGCCGGGCGCGGTGACCGGCGTGACGCAGGTACTGGGCGGGGTCCCAGATGGGACTGGTGGCCGCGGACATGGAGCCTCCCGGTGCTCTCCCGGCGCTGACGGACCGTGTCCAGCCTCCCCCGCATTTATCTCGATGTCAAGACACTCCACATCAAGAGACTTCACATCGACACAACCACTACACTGATCCGCATGGAGGACGAGGTCGATCGGCTGGTCGCGGCGTGGCGCCGGGAGCGCCCGGACCTCGACGTGGAACCGCTCGAGGTGCTCAGCCGGGTGAGCAGGCTGGCCCGGCACCTGGACCGGGCGCGTCGGCTCGCCTTCGCCGAACACGCTCTGGAGTCCTGGGAGTTCGACGTCCTGACCGCGCTGCGCCGCGCGGGCACCCCGTACCAGCTCTCGCCGGGGCAGCTCCTCACCCAGACCCTGGTCACGTCGGGCACGATGACCAACCGCATCGACCGCCTCGCCAAGAAGGGGCTGGTGGAGCGGCTGCCCGACCCCAGCGACCGGCGCGGTGTCCTGGTCCGGCTCACGGACGAGGGCCGCGACCGCGCCGACCAGGCGCTGGCCGGGCTGCTGGCGCAGGAGCGGGCCATCCTCGCGGAGCTCTCCCACGCGCAGCGCAGTGAACTGGCCGCACTGCTACGCCAGCTGACCGCCCCGTTCGACAACATCCCCGGCTGACGGCCGGTCCAGGTCGACGGGTCCGACGCCCGCCCGGCGGGCGAGGGCCACGGCGGCGAGGGTGGAGTGCACCCCCAGTTTCCCGAGGACGTTCTGCATGTGCGTCCGCACGGTGTGCGGGGACAGGAACAGGCGCTCGGCGACCGCCTTGCGCCCCAGTCCCGCGACCATGCACCGCAGCACCTCCCGCTCCCTCGGGGTCAGGGACTCCACGAGCCGTTCGCTCTCGGTGCGGTGCCTGCGGGCGGCGGTCAGTTCGCGCAGGACTCCGGTGAGCAGGGCGGGCGGCAGGTGCGTCTCGTCGCGCAGCACCCCGCGGATGACGGTGAGCAGCCGGTTCAGCGAGCAGTCCTTGGCCACCCATCCGGAGGCTCCCGCCTGGAGGGCGAGCGCGGCCCGGCGCGGGTCGTCCTTCTCGGCGAGGACGACGATCCGCACCTGCGGCTGCGCGGAGCGCACCCCCGTGACCAGCGTCATCCCGTCGACGAGCCCGTCCTCGTCGCCGCCTCGCACCGGCACGGCCGGCCGGCCGCCCGGCACCCTGCCGCCCAGATCGGCGTCGACGAGCAGGACGTCGAACCGCCGCCCCTCGGCGGCCGCCCGCTCCAGACAGCGCAGCGCGGCCGGACCGCTGCCCGCCGCGGACACGTCGACGTCGGGCTCCGCGGCCAGCGCCGCGGCCAGCGACTCGGCGAAGATGCGATGGTCGTCGACGACCAGGACTCGGATGCGAACCACGAAACCCCCTTCCCCAAGCCCTTCACAGAGCAGGGGACGTACCCCACCGGCGGAGGACGACACCGGCGCGGATACGACGCCGAGGTCCCTGTCACGGACTCACCTGGACGTGGGACGGGCCGCCGCGGCCGCGCGGCCGCCGCCGCGCGACAACCGCCACCCCACCCCGGACGCCGTACCCGACCGTCTCGCCCCCTGAACGGCGCCGACCCCCACCGGCGCTGTTCTTCAGGGTACGGGCGGGGGCCGGGAGCGGAAGGTTATTTGCAGAACTGGCGGCCTTGCGCGTTTATGGTGAGCCGCATGTTTCGTCTTGAGACAGAAGTCGACAAGGCCCGACGTGATCTGCTCCGCAGGCGCCTGAGGGACACCAACACGGCGGCCTCCCCGGTGCTGCGCGCCCTGCGCGGAACGCCGGGCGAACGCGAGTCGCCTTTGCACGTGTGGGCGTCGGACGCGAACGGCGAACTCGCGGGCGGTCTGGTCGGCCACACCTGGACGACCTGGCTGCACGTGACCTACCTCTGGGTCGACGCCCGCCACCGGGGAGCGGGCCTGGGCTCCCGGCTGCTGGCGGAGGCCGAGCGCGTCGCCCGCGCGGACCGCGGCTGCGCGGCCGCCCGCGTGGAGACCTGGGACTTCCAGGCGCCGGAGTTCTACCGGCGCCTGGGCTACGACGTGGTCTGCGTGATCCCCGACTACCCGCCGGGGATCACCGAGTACACCCTGACCAAGCGACTGGCCTGAGCCCAGGCCGCCCTACCGCAGCCGCCGCGCCCCCGCCGAGGGGACCGCCTCGAAGACCCGGGGGGCCTTGAACCCGGCCGCCGCGAACGCCTCCTCCACGGCCTCGGTGACGGCGGGGACGTCCGCCTCCTCCGCGAGGACGACGGCCGAGCCGCCGAACCCGCCGCCGGTCATCCGGGCGCCGAGGGCGCCGGAGGCGACGGCGGTCTCCACCACCAGGTCCAGCTCCGGGCAGGAGACCCGGAAGTCGTCGCGCAGGGAGGCGTGGCCCTCGACCAGGACCGGGCCGATCGCGCGGGTGTCGCCGGCCTCCAGCAGGGAGACCACCCGTTCCACCCGCGCGTCCTCGGTCACCACGTGGCGGACCAGGCGGCGGACCTCCTCCTCGTCGCCCAGCCGCCCGAGCGCCGCCTCCAGTTCCTCGTGCCGCACGTCCCTGAGCGCGTCCACGCCCAGCAGGGCCGCGCCCTTCTCGCAGCCGGCGCGGCGCTTGCCGTACTCGCCCTCGCTGTGGCTGTGCTTGACCCGGGTGTCGACGACGAGCAGCCGCAGGCCCTCGGCGGCCAGGTCGAAGGGGATCTGCCGCTGGGAGAGGTCGCGGGTGTCGAGGAACAGGGCGTGGCCGGCCTCGCAGCAGGCCGAGGCCGTCTGGTCCATGATGCCGACGGGGGCGCCGACGTAGACGTTCTCCGCGCGCTGGCACAGGCGGGCCAGCTGCCAGCCGCGCAGGCCGAGCCCGTACAGGTCGTTCAGCGCGAGCGCCACGACGACCTCCAGGGCCGCCGAGGACGACAGGCCCGCGCCCGCCGGCACCGTGGAGGCCAGGTGGACGTCCGCGCCGGTCACCGCGTGCCCGGCCTCGCGCAGCGCCCAGACCACGCCCGCCGGGTAGGCGGTCCACCGCTTGTCGGACCCGGGGGCGAGCGCGTCCACCGGCAGTTCCACGACCGGGCCGTCCACGTCGGCCGAGTGCACGCGCAGGACGCCGTCGTCCCGGCGCGCGACCGCCGCGACCGCGGTGTGCGGCAGGGCGAACGGCATGACGAAGCCGTCGTTGTAGTCGGTGTGCTCGCCGATGAGGTTGACCCGGCCCGGCGCCGCCCACACCCCGTCCGGCGCGGCACCGTACAACTGCTCGAACCGCTCGGCGACGGATTCCGCGACGGCTTCGCTGGACTCGCTCATGCCCTGACCCCTGACCCTTCGTTGCGTTCTACTTGGCGCGCTGCCGCGCGAACTCCCACGCGTCCGCGACGATCCCCGCGAGGTCCGTGCGCGACGGGTTCCAGCCCAGCTTCTCGCGGGCCGTGGCGGCCGACGCCACCAGCACCGCCGGGTCGCCGCTCCGGCGGGGGGCCACGACCTCGGGGATCGGGTGGCCGGTGACCCGGCGGACCGTCTCGACGACCTCGCGCACGGAGAAGCCGTTGCCGTTGCCGAGGTTGCAGATCAGGTGCTCGCCCGGCACGGCGGCCCGCAGCGCCAGCAGGTGGGCCTCGGCCAGGTCGGCGACGTGGATGTAGTCGCGCACGCAGGTGCCGTCCGGCGTCGGGTAGTCGTCGCCGTAGACCGAGATCGCCTCGCGCCGGCCCTGCGCGACCTGGAGGACGAGCGGGATGAGGTGGGACTCCGGGTCGTGGCGCTCGCCGTACCGCCCGTAGGCGCCGGCCACGTTGAAGTAGCGCAGGGAGACCGCGCCCAGCCCGTGCGCCGCCGCCTCACCGGTGATCATGTGGTCGACGGCGAGCTTGGAGGCCCCGTACGGGTTGGTGGGCCGGGTCGGTGCGGACTCCACGATCGGGACCTGCTCCGGCTCGCCGTACGTCGCCGCCGTGGAGGAGAACACCAGCCGGCGCACGCCCGCCTCGCGCATCGCGCCGAGCAGCGCCATGGTGCCGCCGACGTTGTTGTCCCAGTACTTCTCCGGCTTCACCACGGACTCGCCGACCTGCGAGGACGCGGCGAAGTGCAGGACGCCGTCGTACGAGGAGTCGAGCCATTTGGCGGCATCGCGGATGTCGCCCTCGATGAAGGAGGCGCCCGCGGGGACCCCTTCGCGGAAGCCGGTGGAGAGGTCGTCGAGCACGACGACCTCGTGACCGGCCTCCAGCAGATGCTGGGCGACGACCCCGCCGACATACCCCGCACCACCGGTGACCAGGTACTTCCCGCTCATGAACTCGCTACCTCCCGCAGTCGCTCGGCCGCGCGCTCCGGCGGCACGTCGTTGATGAACACGTTCATGCCGGACTCGGAGCCCGCGAGGAACTTCAGCTTGCCGGACGTGCGGCGGATGGTGAAAAGCTCCAGGTGGAGCGCGAAGTCGTCGCGCACGACGCCGTCGAAGTCCTCCAGCGAGCCGAACGGCGCCTGGTGCCAGGCCGCGATGTACGGCGTCGGAGGCTCACCCTCACCGAAGATCCGGTCGAAGCGCCTCAACAGTTCCAGATAGACCTGGGGGAACTCTGTGCGCGCCGCCTCGTCGAGCCCGAGCAGGTCGGGAACGCGGCGCTTCGGGTACAGGTGGACCTCGTACGGCCAGTGCGCCGCGTAGGGCACGAAGGCGGCCCAGTGTTCACCCTCCAGGACGACCCGCTCCCCGGCGAGCTCCCGCTCCAGCACGGCGTCGAAGAGGTTCTCCCCGCCGGTCGCCTCCTTGTGCGCGGCCACTTGGCGCAGCATCAGGGCGGTGCGGGGGGTGGTGAAGGGGTAGGCGTAGATCTGCCCGTGCGGGTGCTGGAGGGTGACGCCGATCTCGGCGCCCCGGTTCTCGAAGCAGAACACCTGTTCGACGGAGGGCAGATGCGACAGTTCGGACGTCCGGTCCGTCCACGCCTCCAGGACCAGTCGTGCCTGCCGTTCGCCCAGACCGGCGAAGGAGGCGTCGTGGTCGGAGGTGAAGCAGACGACCTCGCACCGGCCCGAGTCCCCGGCCAGCGAGGGGAACCGGTTCTCGAAGACGACCACGTCGTACGACGCGTCGGGGATCTCGCTCAGCCGTTCGCCCCGGGAGGGGCACAGGGGGCATTCGTCGGCCGGCGGGTGGTAGGTGCGGCCCTGGCGGTGCGAGGCGACGGCGACGCTGTCGCCGAGCAGCGGGTCACGGCGGATCTCGGACGTGGTGACGGTGGCGTCCAGCGGGCGGCGGTCGACCGCGTCGCGCACGATGTCGTCACTCAGGTCGTAGTAGATGAGCTCGCGACCGTCGGCCAGTCGGGTCGAGGTCTTCTTCACGCCGGACGCTCCATTCGAGCCGCTCACCGCGGCGCTTCACACACGCTGCACACTCTTCCAACAGAACCCAACATACCAAAACACAACCCACCAGGACTACTGTCGCTCACCATCGAACAAAAAACATCACCAAGACTCTTCAACCACTGAACGCGGAGGCGTAGGTTCCGCGAGGTATCGGTTCGCGCAACGAAGCGAGTACGCATGCACACCCCCACAGACCTCACACCCCCCACCCACCTGGCGGCCGAACTTCGGCTGCCGACCAACTGGCTCGACTACACGATCCTCGGGATCTACTTCGTCGTCGTCCTGGGCATCGGCTTCGCCGCCCGCCGCTCGGTGAAGACCAGCCTCGACTTCTTCCTCTCCGGCCGCTCCCTGCCCGCCTGGGTCACCGGTCTGGCCTTCATCGCCGCCAACCTGGGTGCCACCGAGATCCTGGGCATGGCCGCGAACAGCGCGCAGTACGGCGTCTACACCACGCACTGGTACTGGATCGGCGCCATCCCGGCCATGGTCTTCCTGGGCCTGGTGATGATGCCCTTCTACTACGGCAGCAAGGTCCGCTCGGTCCCCGAGTTCCTGCTCCTGCGCTTCGACAGGCCGGCCCACCTGCTCAGCTCGGTCCTCTTCGCCTGCGCCGCCATCCTGATCGCCGGCGTGAACCTCTACGCCCTCGCGATCGTGGTCGAGGCACTGCTGGGCTGGCCGCAGTGGGTGGCGATCGTCGTCGCCGGCTTCTTCGTCCTGGCCTACATCACCCTGGGCGGCCTGTCCTCGGCGATCTACAACGAGGTCCTGCAGTTCTTCGTCATCCTCGCCGCGCTCATCCCGATCACGGTGCTCGGCCTGAAGAGCGTCGGCGGCTGGGACGGCCTGTCCGACTCCCTCACCGAGTCGCGCGGCGCCGACTTCATGACGGCCTGGGGCGGCACCGGCATCGGCAGCGACAACCCGCTCGGCGCCAACTGGCTGACCATCGTCCTCGGCCTCGGCTTCGTCCTGTCCTTCGGCTACTGGACGACCAACTTCGCCGAGGTGCAGCGCGCCCTGTCCGCGAGGAACCTCTCGGCGGCCCAGCGCACCCCGCTCATCGCCGCCTTCCCGAAGATCTTCATCGTGTTCCTGGTGATGATCCCGGGCCTGGTCGCGGCGGTGCTCGTGCCCGCCATCGGCACGCCCGACTCGGACCTGCAGTACAACGACGCGATCCCGTACCTGATGGAACAGCTCCTGCCCAACGGTGTGCTGGGCATCGCCGTCACCGGTCTGCTGGCCGCGTTCATGGCGGGCATGGCGGCCAACGTCTCGTCCTTCAACACCGTCTTCACCACCGACATCTGGGCGAAGTACGTGGTCAAGCACCGCGAGGACGAGTACTACGTCCGCTTCGGCCGCCTGATCACCGCGATCGGCGTCCTCGCCTCGATCGGCACGGCGTTCCTGGCCTCCTCGTTCTCCAACATCATGAGCTACCTCCAGACGCTGTTCTCCTTCTTCAACGTGCCGATGTTCGTGGTCTTCATCATCGGCATGTTCTGGAAGCGCGCGTCGATGAAGTCGGGCTTCTGGGGCCTGATCGCCGGCACCACCGCCGCGATGGTCAACTACTTCGTCATCTACAAGGAGGGCATCGTCGACATCCCCTCCGACCAGGGCGCCAACTTCGTCTCCGCGATCGCGGGCTTCGTCGCCGGCGCCGTCGTCATGGTGGCGGTGTCCCTCTTCACCGCCCCCAAGCCGACCGAGGAACTCCAGGGCCTGGTCTACGGCACGCGCTCCCCCGGCATGGCCGAGCCGCCCGCGGAGGGCGACGACGCCTGGTACCGCAGGCCCGCGCTGCTCGGCTGGGGCGCGGTGATCCTGGCCGCCGTCTGCTACATCCCGTTCTCGTTCTGACCCCGTTCCGACCGGGGAGTTGGAGAGACCATGTCCGAGCACTACTCCGAACGCGACCTCCAGCGGGAGATCACCGAGCTGGAGACCAAGTCCGCCACGGCGGCCCGCCTCTTCGACATCCGCCGCATCATCGGCGGCCTGTTCGTCGTGTACGGCGTCATCGTCACGATCGCGGGCTTCACCGCGTCCGACGCGGACATCGACAAGGCCGCGGGCGTCAACATCAACCTGTGGACCGGGCTGGGGATGCTGGTCCTCGGGCTGCTGTTCCTGCTGTGGCTGAAGCTGCGGCCGACGGCGCCGCCCCCGCCGCCCGTCCTGCCGGACGAGCGGGACGACGGCCGGGCCGGGTGACCGCGGGGCGCCGACCGGTCACCCGCGGCCGGTGCGGGCCGGGGTGACCGGGGCGGGCGGCGCAGCCCGGCACCGACGGACTGCGCCCCCGCGCACCCCCGGGCTCTCCGAGCAGGGCGCGCCCCACCGGAGCGGCACCCGGGCCCGCACGGCCCGCCGCGGGCGCCCGCACCCCCACCGGCCGGTCAGTCCTCCGCCGACGCCGGTCCCCGCACCGGCCCCGCCCGGTCCAGCAGCCCCGTCCGCGCCGCCAGCGCCGCCGCCTCCAGCCGCGACCCCACGCCCAGTTTCATCAGCACCCGCTGCACGTGCGTCCGCGCCGTCGACGGGGCGATGCCCATGCCCGCGGCGATCAGACGGGTGTCCTCACCGTCGGCCACCCGCACCAGCACCTCCACCTCCCTCGGCGTCAGCATCTGCAGCAGCCGCTGCCCCTCGTCGTCCGGCTGCGCCGCCGGGTTCAGCAGCTCGCCGAACGCCCCCTGCAGCAACTGCGGCGCCACCGCCGCCTCCCCCGCCCGCGCCTTCATGATCGCCCGCTCGACGCCCTCGATGCGCTCGTCGTGCCGCACGTATCCCGACGCCCCCGCCGCGAACGCCGCCGCGATCCCGCGCGGGCTCGGCACCGGCCCCAGCACCAGCACCGCCACCTGCGGCCGCTCGCGCTTGATCTTCACCACCGGGTCGAAGATCCCCGGCTCCGCCGGCACCGCCGTGCCCAGCAGGCACACCTCCGGCGCCCGGCTGATCACCAGGTCCGCCGCCCCCGCCGCCGGCGCCGCCGCGGCCAGCACCCGGTGCCCCCGCAGCTTCAACGCCGAGGCCAACGCCTCCGCGAGCAATCGGTGGTCGTCGACCACCATCAGCCGCACTCCCATCGGACAACCAACCCCCCAAACCGCGCGCACCCCCGTGCGCCGCCTCCCCGCCCGGACCCCCCGTGGGTCCCCGTGGACCTCCGTGGATGCCCCCGGAAGCTACACGCTTGTTCGACGTTCCGCTCCCCCTACCGGCGAGAATCGCCCCGGATCGCGGAAATTCCCGCATTCGACGGCATGAGCACATGATGAGCGATACGCGCACGGCTCCGTCCCCGAACAGGGACGGAGCCGTGAGAACGGACCGAAGCAGCGATCAACCCGTACCGAAGGCGATCACCAGGTACTCCTTCTCCGTACTGGAGAAGTCACTGGCGTACACACCCGACATGTACAGCCGCCCCTGCGAGAACAGGATCTCGGCGTACTCCGGCAGCATCCGCGTCTCCACGTCCCGCACGGACTCCGTCGCCGGGTTCTCCATCAGCGTCGTCTGCTTGAAGGACCCCCCGTCGATGCTCACGATCTGCCCGCCCTTGTCGTACGGCGGGCGCTTGTACGCCAGGATGTTGCCGCCGTCCATCCGCAGCGGGGTGAGCGTGTAGCCGTCGCCCGCGTCGGCGCGCTGACCGGTCTCCTTGCCGGTCGCCAGGTCGAAGGCCACGATCCCGTTGGTCTGGCCGTACTTGCCCGTGCTCTCGTCCTCCTCGGTCGCGATGTACAGCCGGTCGTCGCCGACCGCCAGTCCGCTGCACTGGTCGATCTTGGTGATGATGTCGCAGCGGGCCGCGAACTCCTCGCCCGGCGCGGAGATGCGCGTCCGCAGCTTGCCGGTCTTGTTGTCGATGGAGAAGAAGTCCGAGATGCCGCTGCCGTCACCCGCGGAGTCGCCCACGTCGGACGCCACGACCAGCGGGTCGGTGGACACGACGCCGGCGTACTCGATGCCCTCGTCCATCTTGTACTCGCTGATCACCTTCCCGGACTTCGGGTCGATGGTCTGGATGTGCAGCTGGCGCTGCCCGTACGAACCGCACTTGCGCACCGCGACCAGCTTCTCGCCGCCGCCGTACCCGGCGTCGTAGCAGGTGTCGGACGTCTTCGGGGCCCACAGCTGCTTGCCGGAGCCGATCTCCCAGGCGGCGCCGCCGCTGGTGCTGCCCGCGGCGACGGTGCTCCCGCTGAGGGTGACGTTGCCGAAGCTGATCGGCATGGTGCCGGACTTGGCGGTCCTGGACCACAGCTCCTTGCCCGCCTCCAGGTCGATCGCCGTCACCTGGGTGCACGACTGGGGGTCCGTCTTGGTCGGCATGGCGGGCTTGTGGACGATCGCCGTCTTGTTGTCCTCGGTGACGTGGTCGCTGGCCTCGCACACGGGACCGGGCAGGTCGATCGTCCACTGCTCGGTGCCCTTGTCCCGGTCGTAACCGACGATCTCGGCGATGCCGCTCTTGGCGTACACCGTGTCGGTCACCCAGGAACCCGAGGTGACGACGGTCGTGCTGCCCTTGGGGACCTTGGGCGCCGGCACCTGGAAGAGGACCTGGGAGGCGGGGTCGGCCGGTGCCTTCTCCTCACCGCCGGCGGAGGTGCCGCCCCCGCCGCCGTTCTTGGTGTCCTCGCCGCCGGTGCCGCCGGAGTCCGCGGAGTTGTTCTTGTCGTCGTCCTTGCCGGAGGACGCGTACCAGACGCCGCCGCCGACGATCAGGGCGATGGCCACGACCGCGGCGACGATGATGGCGATCTGCGCGTTGAACTTCCGCCCGCCGCCCGGTTGCCCCGGCATCGGCTGCATCGGCACGGTCGCCTGGGGATAGCCGTACCCGGGCTGGCCGTACGGGCCCGGCTGCTGCCCCGGGTAGCCGTACCCGGCCGGGGGCTGCTGCCCCGGGTAGCCGTACCCGCCCGGAGGCTGCTGCCCCGGGTAGCCGTAACCGCCCGGGGGCTGCTGCGGGTAGCCGTACCCGGGCCCCTGCGGGGCGGACGGAGGAGGCGTCGGCGGGGTCGCCGGAGCGGCCGGGGGCGACTGTGGGGCCTGCGGATAGCCGTACCCGGGCTGGGCGGGCTGGGCGGGCGGCTGCGCCGGATCCTGCGGCGGTCCGAAGCCCGGCTGCTGCGGGGGCTGTTGGGGCGGCTGGGTCATGACGTGAGCACCTCGGGGAAGGGGACGGGCGGCGACGGGTGAGTGAGCTGAGCGACCGGACGGGAGCGGGGGCACCGGCCGGGGCCGGGGCCCCCGCCGCCGTCACGCGCCTCACTCGCCGTAGGCGAGCATCAACTTCTCCTTCGACTCGTCATTGCCGATCAGCCGGGTGGTCGAGATGTAGAAGCGGCCGTCGACCCAGTCGATCGACCTGCTGTAGAAGCTGTTCTCGATCTGCGCGACGCCCTGCGGGTTCTGCATCAGCTCGGCCGGCTCGTGGCTCCCGCCGGTGGTCGGGACGGACACGACCCGGCCGCCCGCGTCGTAGGAGGGCTGCACGTAGGCGATGAGCTTGCCGCCCTCGACCTTCATGGGCAGCATCGACTCCTCGACCGGGGACTCGACCCGCCACTTCTCCTTGCCGTCGGCGAGGTTGATCGCGACGATCTCGTTGGCCCCGGTGGTCGCCTTGGTGGGCAGGTACAGGGTGCTGTCGTCGACGGCGACGCCCTCGCAGCCCTGGAGGTCGCGCGCGAGGATGGCCCAGCCGCACGTGGGGGCGAAGTCCTCGTCGACGCCGACCTGCGAACGCACCTTGCCGCCGGCGGTGAAGGTGGCGATGTTCCAGAGCTTCTTGTCGTCACCCTCCTCCTTGGTGCTGTAGACGACGAGCGGGTCCACGGAGTAGGCCCGCTCGACCCTCCAGCCCTTCTCGTACGCGTAGGTCCACTTCACCTTGCCGGTCTTCGGGTCGAGCTCCCGGACCTCGTCGTGCTCGTTGTCGCCGCCGGCGCCGCAGGAGGCGACCTGGATCAGCCGCTCGCCGCCCGCGAACCCGGCGGGGAAGCAGGTCTCGTCGTACCTCTTGGAGTCGAACAGCTTCTTGCCGCTGGTCACGTCGTACGCCGTGCCGGACTGCGAGCGGCCCACCATCAGCGTGTTGCCGGCGAGGGTCATCTCGATGGAGATCGCGGAGTCGAAGAGCTCACCGTCGGCGACCTCCTCGGTCCAGCCCTTCTTGCCGGTGTCGAGGTCGACGAGCTGGAGCTGGTTGCACTTGGCACGGTCGCTGTCGCCGCTCATGTGGGCGACGACGACCTTGTCGTCGGCCGTCTTCTCCTGGGTGACCGCGCAGATCTTGTGCGGGAAGGTGATGGGCTCCCAGGCGGGCTCGCCGTCGCCGACGTCGTACGCGGACAGCTGCTTGTAGGCCGCCTTCACCGCCGTCTTGTCGGTGATCCACATGCCGGGGGCGTCGGCGCCGGAACCGGGCGCGTCGGGCGCCTCCTTGTACCAGAGCACCTTCGACTCGCCGTCCTTGCGGCCCTCGTTGAGGTTCTCCGGGTCCGCGCCGCCGTCACCGCTGCCGTCACCGGGGTTGACGGGGGCGCCGGAGGAGCCGCCCTTGGGGTCGTCGCTCTTCCCGGCGACCGGCTTCCCGTCCTTGCCGTCGTCGCCGCCGGAGACCGCCCACACGGTGCCGCCGACGACCAGCAGCGCCGCCACCGCGGCGCCGACGACGAGGGCCGGCTTGCCCCTGAAGGGATTGCGGGAGCCGGATCCGGGGGGCGGCGTGCCGGGCGCCCCGGGGAACTGCGGCTGCGGCGGATAGCCGTACCCGGGCTGCCCGTAGGGGCCCGGCTGCTGCGGCTGCCCGTACGGACCCGGCTGCTGCGGCTGCCCGTAGGGGCCGGAGGCGTACGGCCCGGAGGCGTACGGTCCCGGCTGCTGCGGGTAGCCGTACCCGGGCGGCGGGCCCTGCGCGGGCGGCGGGGTCTGGGGCGGGCCCTGCGGAGGCGGCGGCGTCTGCGGGGCTCCGAAGCCACCGCCCGGCGGATCCTGCGGCGCTCCGAAGCCACCCTGAGGCGGCTGGTTGGGCGGCTGAGTCATCAGCGCGT includes:
- a CDS encoding response regulator transcription factor, with the translated sequence MVRIRVLVVDDHRIFAESLAAALAAEPDVDVSAAGSGPAALRCLERAAAEGRRFDVLLVDADLGGRVPGGRPAVPVRGGDEDGLVDGMTLVTGVRSAQPQVRIVVLAEKDDPRRAALALQAGASGWVAKDCSLNRLLTVIRGVLRDETHLPPALLTGVLRELTAARRHRTESERLVESLTPREREVLRCMVAGLGRKAVAERLFLSPHTVRTHMQNVLGKLGVHSTLAAVALARRAGVGPVDLDRPSAGDVVERGGQLA
- a CDS encoding N-acetyltransferase, producing the protein MVSRMFRLETEVDKARRDLLRRRLRDTNTAASPVLRALRGTPGERESPLHVWASDANGELAGGLVGHTWTTWLHVTYLWVDARHRGAGLGSRLLAEAERVARADRGCAAARVETWDFQAPEFYRRLGYDVVCVIPDYPPGITEYTLTKRLA
- the tamR gene encoding MarR family transcriptional regulator TamR yields the protein MEDEVDRLVAAWRRERPDLDVEPLEVLSRVSRLARHLDRARRLAFAEHALESWEFDVLTALRRAGTPYQLSPGQLLTQTLVTSGTMTNRIDRLAKKGLVERLPDPSDRRGVLVRLTDEGRDRADQALAGLLAQERAILAELSHAQRSELAALLRQLTAPFDNIPG
- the galK gene encoding galactokinase produces the protein MSESSEAVAESVAERFEQLYGAAPDGVWAAPGRVNLIGEHTDYNDGFVMPFALPHTAVAAVARRDDGVLRVHSADVDGPVVELPVDALAPGSDKRWTAYPAGVVWALREAGHAVTGADVHLASTVPAGAGLSSSAALEVVVALALNDLYGLGLRGWQLARLCQRAENVYVGAPVGIMDQTASACCEAGHALFLDTRDLSQRQIPFDLAAEGLRLLVVDTRVKHSHSEGEYGKRRAGCEKGAALLGVDALRDVRHEELEAALGRLGDEEEVRRLVRHVVTEDARVERVVSLLEAGDTRAIGPVLVEGHASLRDDFRVSCPELDLVVETAVASGALGARMTGGGFGGSAVVLAEEADVPAVTEAVEEAFAAAGFKAPRVFEAVPSAGARRLR
- the galE gene encoding UDP-glucose 4-epimerase GalE, coding for MSGKYLVTGGAGYVGGVVAQHLLEAGHEVVVLDDLSTGFREGVPAGASFIEGDIRDAAKWLDSSYDGVLHFAASSQVGESVVKPEKYWDNNVGGTMALLGAMREAGVRRLVFSSTAATYGEPEQVPIVESAPTRPTNPYGASKLAVDHMITGEAAAHGLGAVSLRYFNVAGAYGRYGERHDPESHLIPLVLQVAQGRREAISVYGDDYPTPDGTCVRDYIHVADLAEAHLLALRAAVPGEHLICNLGNGNGFSVREVVETVRRVTGHPIPEVVAPRRSGDPAVLVASAATAREKLGWNPSRTDLAGIVADAWEFARQRAK
- the galT gene encoding galactose-1-phosphate uridylyltransferase, producing MKKTSTRLADGRELIYYDLSDDIVRDAVDRRPLDATVTTSEIRRDPLLGDSVAVASHRQGRTYHPPADECPLCPSRGERLSEIPDASYDVVVFENRFPSLAGDSGRCEVVCFTSDHDASFAGLGERQARLVLEAWTDRTSELSHLPSVEQVFCFENRGAEIGVTLQHPHGQIYAYPFTTPRTALMLRQVAAHKEATGGENLFDAVLERELAGERVVLEGEHWAAFVPYAAHWPYEVHLYPKRRVPDLLGLDEAARTEFPQVYLELLRRFDRIFGEGEPPTPYIAAWHQAPFGSLEDFDGVVRDDFALHLELFTIRRTSGKLKFLAGSESGMNVFINDVPPERAAERLREVASS
- a CDS encoding trans-aconitate 2-methyltransferase, which encodes MSAATSPIWDPAQYLRHAGHRARPFTDLLARVPDLPGDPPRIADLGCGAGNVTALLAERWPTARITGHDNSPEMLDRARVDHEGPTGGGGRLDFAEADVRTWTPDGAYGLIVSNATLQWVPGHVDRFPEWIAGLAPGGTLAFQVPGNFDAPSHTLMRDLAASPRWRARLDGVLRHTGAVLRPEAYLERLTGLGCTADVWETTYVHLLTGEDPVLDWVGGTGLRPVLTALADDPEAREAFVEEYRAALRAAYPAGTHGTAFPFRRVFAVARKEG